A region from the Deltaproteobacteria bacterium genome encodes:
- a CDS encoding class I SAM-dependent methyltransferase, which yields MSEKTGNRIQWIYSSKGNAELEERYDEWAGSYDRDLNTDFGWLSPRKAVDAFAKRVARHGRILDAGAGTGIVGELLHDVGYEFLVAMDLSQGMLDEAARKGVYKEFHQMAMGLPLDFPPKYFDGVISVGVFTVGHAPPGSFDELVRVTRPGGHIVFSLRPDTYEQDGFREKQSALEADGKWRLVEEGEPYQPMPKGEPEVFHQIWAYQVL from the coding sequence ATGAGCGAAAAGACCGGAAACCGGATCCAATGGATCTATTCCTCGAAGGGCAACGCCGAGCTGGAGGAGCGCTACGACGAGTGGGCCGGGTCCTATGACCGGGACCTGAATACCGACTTCGGCTGGTTGAGTCCGCGGAAGGCCGTGGATGCCTTCGCCAAGCGGGTGGCCAGGCACGGACGTATCCTCGACGCGGGCGCCGGCACCGGTATCGTGGGGGAGTTGCTGCACGACGTGGGTTACGAGTTCCTGGTGGCCATGGACCTGTCGCAAGGGATGCTGGACGAGGCCGCCCGCAAGGGCGTCTACAAGGAGTTCCACCAGATGGCGATGGGCTTGCCGCTGGACTTCCCGCCCAAGTACTTCGACGGCGTCATCAGCGTGGGCGTGTTCACGGTGGGGCATGCGCCGCCCGGCTCGTTCGACGAGTTGGTGCGCGTCACCCGTCCGGGCGGCCACATCGTGTTCTCGCTTCGTCCGGACACCTACGAGCAGGACGGCTTCAGGGAGAAGCAGTCGGCGTTGGAGGCCGACGGCAAGTGGCGGCTGGTGGAGGAGGGGGAGCCTTACCAGCCCATGCCCAAGGGCGAGCCCGAGGTATTCCACCAGATATGGGCGTACCAGGTGCTGTAA